The stretch of DNA ACCAAAGCCATCTAAGTGTTGTAAGGCTTAAGAAAATTTATGTTTTCGTCCtacaaaaactatatatatatatatatgttgtgaaGAGTTTATAGTTTTCTCAATTTAAAAGCTATATATATCATCAATGAgtaaatttattctattatatattaattgtgAAATCATAGACGAAAtttgttgaaatcaaatgatattaaaattttgcacCCTCTTTATCTTAATTTCTGTGTATGATTATaagcatataatttttaatcttaaaaagTGGCGTCAAAACTACCcaacataatataaatatatattaaatataattatcagatgacatattttatatataagcaAAGGTGTCACGTGGGGGATGCCACAAAGGTCCCGACATCTCCACAAGTATGGCTTCaggtttatttatatttatttattatgtgcATGAAAGAAGAATAAGTTTGGGGGAGACCTGTTCAAGTTCATTGTATATTTCTCTGACACACTCTTATCTTCTTTTTATCTTCTTCCATCCATCTTTCTATCTttgtcctcctcctcctcctcctcctcttcaaaAGATAAGTTCTCATATATTATGTGAATTAAGTACATAttcctacatatatatatattacatatgcatgcatatgcacacacacacacacacatatttatttatatatatattcatgtcaAACAAACTACTAGATCTGGCAGATTTACGATCCATCTATCAGCTTGAAAAGCAACCTGAAAAATGTCACCtgctttgtttatttttctggTTTAAGACAAGCTAGAGCTTGACTGAAAcactatatatatgtgcatacatatatatatatatatatatatatgatgagcGAGTGGAAGAGAAATGATGGGACTTGGAAGATTGAACTAATGGATGTATGGCatacttaataattaaacacaTGTACAcagtgctatatatatatatatatataacgatgTGAAGAGAGATAAACGTATTGAATTAAAGGGGCTGGTGAATTGGTTGGATGCGTTGAATTTTGGAAGAAGTACGTAGTTCCTCCTTTGAAGGGGCAAAGGTTGATGATCATGAATCATGCACATGCATCATTGATATctacccacacacacacataaatgtTTACATCTTCCATCTAAGAATTTCCATATTCTTAATTTGTCGGTTTTCAAGGCGGGATGTATCAGAATTCGAGCATTTCATATTGATCTCGGTAAAGACAAATACCATTTTAAAaccatttataaatatgtgtgtgtgtgtgtgtggcagagagagaggaagacGACGGGGCGGGGGGAAGAAGACGATCCATGAAGATCTAGTTTGTGAAGCCTACGATGACCAACTATGGCCCCAAATATGAGCCCAGGCGCTTGACTTTAAATTGGGCTCCGTTCGTAAAACAAGATGGCCCGGTCTAGAAACGATGGGCCTAACCGAGTCATCTTGTATATCTTACATAATAAACAACATTTAAAGATTAAAACAAAGCTTTTCCTTAATCATAATGaacttttgttttgttgttgcTAAATAagctcttcttctcctttaataataaccaaataaaataagaataccatataaaaataagtaaattaaaaaacCAACCATTGGAGATGAATATATAATAAGGACGTGTTTGATTGCAATCATGGAATTtacatagaaagaaaataagttttagGCAATTCAATTACCTATAACTTATTTACATGGAAATTATGAAGTAGAAgtgtttgattgaattttgttttctatgtaGTTTTCTCCCCCAAACCCATCCCCGTCTTCTCCCTGCCTtctcctatctctctctctcccctgcCTCCCAAACCCAGTTCTTCGCCCTACCATTCTTTATCGCCGCCATCGCTGGAGAATGGAGAGATCCAGCAGCACCAGACCATGCTGCCCTGTCTTCTCCCATCGCCGCCATTGCTACCTTCTCCTATCGCCGCTATCGCTGCCTTCTCCCATCACCGTCATTGCTGGAGCAAGCATCGCCGCTATCGCTGCCTTCTCCCATCACCGTCATTGCTGGAGCAAGCATCGCCGCCATTGCTGCCTTCTCCCATCGCCTCATCGCTGGAGCAAGCATCGCCGCCATCGTTGTCTTCTCTCATCAGGACCTAGAAAATAAGAAAGCGCCAGAGGAAAGAGATGAGGTCGATGAGGCGTTCATCGATCGAATTTTCGACTCCAATGAGGTGCTGCCATGGAATTACCAACTCATTTTCAAAGCTTTCGTGGTAAGctacccatctctctctttccctcccaaaCCTAGTTCTTCTCCCTGCCTCCCCCTATTGCCACCAGTGCTGGTTGCAGTGGCCATCGTCGCCGCTGCCATCTTCGTTGCCCATCGTCGATGGCCGATCTTCACTAGCCATGGCTACCATCGCTGACCGCCTTTCCCCTCCTCCTCGTGACCGCACTtcccctcttcttctccttcgtgCTTcagcttttcttcttcttcttccctgaaATTTCTTTTCCCAACCCTCCCTAAGAATTGATTTTCCAGCAAAAGTGGGAATTGGAGTCCACGTGATCAAAAATGAGAATTGAAATTACGTAGAAAATATTGCTAATCAAACACtaccaaaattagaatttacatggaaaatggctatttttcatgaaaaatatggccaatcaaacaggccctaaTATTAATGAAGAATAAATCTACTTaaggggtgtttgttaatcaagatataaccAAGATATGTGATACATCCTAGACTTCTATCATTTAcaacatgtttgttaagtttatctaaccattcttaaaaaaatcattaatgatctcttattttgatttttcaatatatacatatctcTGCTCCATctcaagataaacatatcttgatccatacatataagaaaacaaCTATGTCTATGTTCTCTAATATAtttcaaagaatttaacaaataatttgataaaaaatttggaatacttcctaattttattttgaccattccatatcttggtccgaAAATCATTCcggacttatcttgatactcccttattttactcattttaataaacgctACCTTAACAAGTATCTTTTAGCATTCTTGTGAATTGAAGGATATATGAGCAAATGATGCTTTTGgttaattaaattgagtttgaaaatagacatgatatattctgaaattaagattttaatgGATTAAAGTGTTAACTTTGCTCGAGCACAAGTGAACTCTGGTGAACTTTGATAAAATTTAATCAAGGTACAgttaattttgataaagtttaatatttagctaattattaataattaattactaatattagtaattaatattaattactaataattaataatatcagtttactaatattattaattaattactaatattaattaattattatcttactagtttttgttcttctttagtacCTTCAGCGTATTTACCATCTATGCCTTAGATACTTTCTGTTGTACTAaaattcccttcattttttgttgccaaataGAAAAATCCCCCTTCCCATTGAAAACTCCCAATTCGAAGTGTGTAGTCATATTCACTAAGTATATGAATTTCACACAAAATATGCaacctaattaaattaatgcaaACACATAGTTTTAAAGATTTAATTAAGGCAGCAGATTCACAGAAGGATAACAAGCAGAATTGGAACAAGACTAATTAGGGCAGAGAAAACTGATTTACAAAATAAACAGTATTCTAGACTTGTTTTGCACACAGCCAATATGACTGATATCACACATAGCAAATTATCAGGATGCACTTAACAAAGTATATAttggcataaaaaaaaaaaaagaacagtaACTGTaggaaaaacaaatcaaacaagttGATACAAAATTTACCGAGCTAGATCTCAAGAGTGAGATCTAGAATGAAATCGAGTCGGATCTCATGGACTTGCCGACCTTCACGCGCCAAAGTCTGCCACTACACGCGTCGTCACCAACTGGAGAGTAGACTGGCAGGCGCCGGTCAGGGCGAAGCAACTCGAACGAACAATCACGGATTTGGGGTTGGTTTACCCCGAATCACTCACTGCACAAAGCAATAGGAGTTAACTAATTCGGGTTCCAACGTAAACCCTAGAACCACTTATCGTGAAAATCGATCGAGAAAAACCAAAAGGGTTTTTTGATTAGGGTTTGATTTTGCACAACCCAGGAGCCACatgaggctctgataccatttgttgcaGAAGAACACTTACCAAAACAGAGGGTTAGTACAAAATATAAGCAAAACCAAAGGGATATGGAAAAATAAACCAACCAAAGAACACAAAAGAGTAATAGTAAAAGAGACTCCCTGTAAAATAGttttcaaggctcagatctggatCTGTCCAGATTGTACCACCCAAGTAACTCTAgaaaatagggacaccaagcctcacAGAAGCACTCAAGAAACAAGCCACGAAAACCCCCAAATCGGAGCCCTAAATCCTATCGGCCAGAACACCAAAACTTCTCCCAAAACCACACAGGTTACGTTCATAGCAAGATCCACTAAGGAACAAGAACGATCACAAAGATATGAGACGAAGAACAAGACCAAAAATTTTACCTCAAAAGGATCTGCTGAACCAGCTAAATAGGGGCTACTCACCGATCGACCAAGAgcttccaaaggaaaggaagacccCTGCCATGAAAACAAGATCTGGCACAAAAAGAGAAGAGCCAACTCACGAAGATCAGCCATCAAAGGAAACAatcgggagagcaaagagagaaggaaagagagagttCGACAGTCAAATGAGGGTAAAGAAAGCAGAAAAGAGACCTTATATATGACGGTGCTAGGGCACGGCTGAAGAGCCGTTTGgattgggcttgggcttccttaagccttgagcaaatgcGCTTAGccaatttctcctccaaaaacTTAATTAAGGGTTTATGGCCCGACTTTTTAATGGGCTACCAATGGGTGGTATATTTGGACGATACTTAAATCTCGGGCCGaaacctatgaagataaacccgaCTATTCGTCATACCCTTgagcctcattaggaaacaaaaaacaacatgGGCCTAACCGAGTCATCTTGTTTATCTTATATAATAAACAaacacttaaaaattaaaatgaagcTTTTCCTTAATCATAAAGaacttttgttttgttgttgcTAAATAagctcttcttctcctttaataataaccaaataaaataggaataccatataaaaataagtaaattaaaaaacCAACCATTGGagatgattttctttaattactatataataatattgacGAAGAATAAATCTACTTAACAAGTCTTGTGAATTGAAGGATATATGAGCAAATGATGCTTTTGgttaattaaattgagtttgaaaatagacatgatatattctgaaattaagattttaatgGATTAAAGTGTTAGCTTTGGTCAAGCACAAGTGAACTCTGGTGAGCTTTGATAAAATTTAATCAAGGTACAgttaattttgataaagtttaatatttagctaattattaataaatcattactaattaatgaataattaattactaataTTAGATTtcacacaaaatattaaaaccttGTATCTAAAATAGAATTTGATGGAGGGAGACCTTGACTTTGGGAATCCCGCTGGACTGTTCCAAAGCAAAGGAATCAGTCATAAGCATCGTGTTGACCCCGTTCTCTTCTCACCGTCCATACTTAGTCAATTATGGACTTCTCACCCCCACAATGAGATGAAATGAAACCCACACGCTAACTAATATATATCTGTCAAAATCATctacatataataattaattaattaactgcACACCAGAATTTTCtaccaaattaattaatcagattTTCCCGTTAACTCGGACACAATGCTATGTTTAaggaaaatattattggtatgTTTTTATGTATACCTTGAGTTACATAAAAGTgtattaatgacaaaaaaatttctcGTGAGGCACATAGAaatgagggatattttagtcataatatccTCTTATGTagtctaaaatatataaaaaaattgtacatctagcatgattcataTTTAAAAGTCTTCCATTATGACTAACATTTCCGTATgcatttattatcattattttcaatactGCATCTTAAAATAAGATACActtattataatttatctatggttttaagttaataaatgttttaataataataataataattaaaattacccATTACCTTAACATGCAACTATATATTAATAAACAACAcataaaaaaacaattatagttaattatttacTCGTGCCACGACCGTGCATTTATATTATTctctttattataaatatttattgatGATAAGATTGAATTAGTATTATAATTATGGCACAACAACTTTGTAATTCCCTCCAACACTTGTACATTTAAAAGTGTTTCTTCATACTTCAAATTAAGTTAGTTCAAGCACTGATAACTGAGGGTAATTTTGTGCACGTCTCCATAtaaaaaacatgaaataaacctATAATATATTTGCAcccaaaaattaacaaatttacaGAGTAATTTGAATCGATTAATAGGTGATGTGAGAGAGCTtggattattaaaaattagcgCATCGATCTTATATACTTgggtcaaatttaattttaatattttctaagtaaataaatcaaatttctatttctaattaatttttaggaCACGTTAATTGATTACTACTTTTAGTTGTTGAATAGTCATAGCGTTTTGGTGTAGGTTTTTGAGTGGAGCGCACACGTTAAGAGTGTTGAAACTATATTGACCCATTCCAGGGTGTAGTCCAATATCCCACAAGTTCagcaaataatatataattcctttcatttaataattacatGGATTTTATTAgtacattaaatatatattttagtatgaTATATTGTCAACTTGTCACACTCATAGTTTAATTAAATGTGAATCTTGTGATACACCCATGCACAACCACAAGTATCCTTCATTCTTCCACACAcgaaaccaaaaaagaaaaaaagtcatGTACCTACGTACAGAAGAaatgaacaagaagaagaagcaaacaGTTAAACGCAAATGAGAGACTAGtctaactaattaattaataagacctagtagtctatatatatatatagtggaaTTGGTCTGATTAAAGACCTCTTCATCTCGATCTGTTTCTGTGATCCTTCGATCCATTGAGAGGGCTCCTGCACAATAATTTCTCTTATGTACGTACATATGCATGTATATTTATACAATTGAACCAAATCAAGTTCTCGTgatcaattaatatattccgATCGAACCAAATCAAGTTGGCCACCATGGCTTGCGACAAGAGCTTCTCCAAAACCCATGTGTTGCTGTCTCACGAGAAAGCCTCCATCCTCAAGGCCATCCGCTTCTTGTTTTTCCGACACATAGACAAGACAGATTTCATAGACTGCCCTGCAAGCACAGAGCAATGCTTCAAGCACAGGTGCATCATATTTGCGTCCATCATGGTGCAGATGCTGCTGCAAGCTGTGGCCACGCCGCTCGCTTGGTTTGGGTCTCTTCTGGAGATGTGGCTCAACCTCCTCTCCAGCAACACCAGCTTCGTCGTCTTGCTATGGAATCTCCTCCGAGGGAAGCTCGTGATTCCAGATAAAAAGTCGGCAACTTTCTTGTCGATTGTTGGACATGTAGATAGCCGAGTTGAGTTGGACAGAAACATCAAACATGGCGATAGCAGGTACCATGCTGCACTGTCTATGATGGCTTCCAAAGCATCCTACGAGAATAAAGCCTACCTCCAAACTGTAGTCAGAGATCACTGGAAGGTATATTTAATCATGCATGAACAGTGTTTGTACGACTATGttttgaagaagatgaaataCCGATTTCTAAacaattcttgaatttttgcaGATGGAGTTCGTGGATTCTTTTGATTTCTATAATGGTGAGAAGCAGGCCTTGCATATCATATATAGGAGCGCATTACATAATACTGAATCAATAAAGTATACGAATCGAattaatcaatatttaaaaatcctatatatatgttgttgcaGAGCATCAGAAAAAATCTACCACACAAGCGTTCGTTTTCCGAGACAGGAATGTCGAACCAGAACTCATAGCCGTTGCCTTCAGAGGCACCGAAATGTTCGACGCAGATGCATGGTGCACCGATTTCGACATCTCCTGGTACGAGCTCCCCGAAATGGGGAAAGTCCATCGCGGCTTTATGAGGGCCTTGGGCCTACAGAATTCCACTGGCTGGCCTAAGGACATTCAACCGGCCGACGGCCAAAAGCCGGTGGCCTACTACGCCCTCCGAGAATTGCTGAAAAAGCATTTGCATGATAAAGCAAAGTTCATCGTGACCGGCCACAGCTTGGGCGGCGCTCTGGCGGTGCTTTTTCCGGCGGTTTTGGCGTTTCACGGCGAGGAATGGTTGCTGGAGAGGCTAGAGGGGGTGTACACGTTTGGACAACCGAGGGTGGGAGATGAAAAGTTCGGCGATTTCATGAAACAGCAGCTACGTAAATACAACATTCGATACCACAGGTTCGTGTATAGCAACGACATGGTTCCCAGGTTGCCGTACGATGATCCGACGTTCATGTTTAAGCACTTCGGGACCTGCCTATACTTCAACAGCTTCTATGAAGCCCAGGTGATCAGAGCCTCCTTCATGCTTCGATCATTCGATTATCTTCTGTTCAAAATTAATCACCTCAGTacttaacacaaataaacaaataataatagtagtaataataataaactccAGACCCTTTCGAGATTGACAGGCTTCGCGAGAATGATTTCTGTAAATTAATGGTGGCCTGCAGGTTGTTTCAGAAGAGCCAAACAAGAACTACATCTCGCCATTATCACCTATATCGAAGATTATAAATGCAATCTGGGAGTTGATCAGAAGCTTCACCATTTCATACACAGAGGGATCGGACTACAAAGAAGGGTGGATGCTTCGAGCGGTGAGATTATTGGGGTTGGTGGTGGCAGGCGTGCCAGCTCATATGCCACAAGATTATGTCAATGCCACACGATTGGGATCGTTTGACGAATACCTGCAACTCCGTAATCAGAAGAAACTGAAAGCTTTGGATGCCTCGCGAAATTAATTACTAACTTTTATTATctcataatataattttatatttatttattgcatttatatttatggTTATTGCTTATTTAATGTACTCATGTTACACGATTCTTTCACCTTCCattgtatatataaattggaTATATATGAAAACTTTGTCACATATTacactatattatatatatgcaatagAGTTATTGTAATATCCCGTATTGACATAAGGTTGTCACATAGTTTCGAAGAGCTTGGGATATCGAAAAATGGCTAGAAAGGACAATAAGTCgtcgaatcgactacagggaataTCCTGAGATtgagatttcaaaggaaaatgatatgtcGTTGCTAAGCATctcgagataggatttttagtatcaaaagaaatcgaatcggaaTTAATTTTCGATACATCTTCAGTTCGGGCTGAAAACTAAATTGTGGGCAAGGAGTGTCTCGgaattttgatgtttaaaagaaaagatatatTGTTGATGAACGTTCCGAGAATGTCTAGTATATATTAtagttgtttttaataaaagatattatagtttatcatgttaaaaaaaaaaaaaaaaaaacaagaatttCCAACGTGAGGAATGGCCTCCACACTTGCCACCGTCGCCGTCAAATCAGTAACCAGGGCATGGCCGAGCCTGGCATGGACGTGAGGGTGGTCTCTAGCTCACGTTACCCCTTGTGATTGGTTGAGAGAGACTCGAATTTGACTATAAATAGCTAAGTTTTAGTCGAGGATTTCCATCAAAGTTCATAGGCTTAGATCGAGAGTTTGAGAAAGAATTGGAGCGTTTTGAtaagggcttttgttccccaggttgtgagaagcaattctggagattttgagagtttttggagtgGTATAGGGGGTGTTTTCGCAATTATATATTTGGTagcctatctatatatatatatatatgcatattgaGTGAGGGATGAAATCGGCTTGTAGATTGAACAATTGAAGGATCTAATAAGGGGTTTTTGGTCGCGAGGCTATGGGCAACTAGTCTagaaagtttcgtgtcaatcaGTAGTCGAATCGGGGGTCAATTTGGTTCACCGGAGTTCGGTGGTGGACGGCTTGGACGGACTGATTTCGGCCAAATCGAAGGACTTCCGGTAGTGTTTTCCGACAAAGAggggtaccattgggatcgaatAAGGGAGAGGAGCAGTCTGGTGTCATCGGTTCGATTTTCCGGTGCGCcggcgccggagaagatgatcggagttaatttatgtattttttaaatgctgaaaatatacGAAATTCgacaaaaaatagaattaaaggaaataaaattctgaacaaatatccagaaatttaaaaaaaatgaatagtttattttgatgaatttttatcttagaAATTtgttgaggagataattattttggatttttgaaaggaaaggtaaatggaaattaaatatgagggattttgagaaaattatgagaaaattctaaaaggataaggaatttattttatgaattttagtgATTTTCATGGAGGAAATTCgaaggaaattaaggagaaataaattttctcaaggaaaagtaatcacgaaaattgaagaaaataggagaaaagtctgaaaaaattccagaaaattcaagaggcttataaatattgttttataaatttttgtggagaaaaacttggaaaaatgcttgaaggggtatttatttgaaattatcgagagaaaatagaaagaaattggagaaaaattctgaaaactttgagaaaatagatattgatttccCTTTGAATGGATATAATGTCTAGGGTATTATTGAAGCTCGAGGTTGAACTATAGAGCGCTTGACACAAGAATCAAAGTCGGGCACACATTTCGAGtaatcttgaatttagcccaaTGTGAGTTGTAATACTCCATGTGTAGATAAGGTTGACATGTAATTtcaataagtttagaataccgaaaaattggtttgataatagttattagtaccgaatcgactgtagggaatacctcagagtgaaattgtttaaggaaaattatatagtATTGACGAGCGtttcaagataggatttatggtatcgaaagaaatcagatcgggaacagttttcggtacagctaaagtacagctgccatttaggct from Diospyros lotus cultivar Yz01 chromosome 6, ASM1463336v1, whole genome shotgun sequence encodes:
- the LOC127803348 gene encoding triacylglycerol lipase OBL1-like; protein product: MACDKSFSKTHVLLSHEKASILKAIRFLFFRHIDKTDFIDCPASTEQCFKHRCIIFASIMVQMLLQAVATPLAWFGSLLEMWLNLLSSNTSFVVLLWNLLRGKLVIPDKKSATFLSIVGHVDSRVELDRNIKHGDSRYHAALSMMASKASYENKAYLQTVVRDHWKMEFVDSFDFYNEHQKKSTTQAFVFRDRNVEPELIAVAFRGTEMFDADAWCTDFDISWYELPEMGKVHRGFMRALGLQNSTGWPKDIQPADGQKPVAYYALRELLKKHLHDKAKFIVTGHSLGGALAVLFPAVLAFHGEEWLLERLEGVYTFGQPRVGDEKFGDFMKQQLRKYNIRYHRFVYSNDMVPRLPYDDPTFMFKHFGTCLYFNSFYEAQVVSEEPNKNYISPLSPISKIINAIWELIRSFTISYTEGSDYKEGWMLRAVRLLGLVVAGVPAHMPQDYVNATRLGSFDEYLQLRNQKKLKALDASRN